The sequence ATGATTTTCAAATATGGGCTCCTAAAAATGTGTGTACATATGATCCCTGTCTACTTTGTTTTTACCCTGTCTTTCTGTAATCTCctggatttctttttttgtttgttttactaaacactgcagttcaAGGCTAATTTCTTTACATATTTCAAATCAGGGGTCAACTGGTGTAATTTTTTTCCAGGCTGGTAACAATACAGATAAGTAGTTTATAAGACCAAGAAAGAATACTTGTAACCCTTGTGAATTTTctgtaataatgaaaaaaatgtagaatGTTGAGCTGTCATTTATAAATCTAGGCTACTTCACTACTTAGTACTATCGATAAATATGTGCAACAGCAATGAAGGCGAGTTTTAGCTCTGAAAACTGTAAACTTTACCGTATGTGTATTAACCAGCAGTAAAAGTGCTCAGATTTTACATTCAAGTAAAAGAAGGCAGTAGAGGGAGGGACAAACCAGAAGTGGAGCCATTTTTTTATACGTCTATCGGCAAGGGGTAAAATGAAATACCGATACAGATAATGGCCATATTGCACTCCATATTTGCCAGGCTGGTAAtctgttaattatttttaaaaatatcttccAGTTTTGATTGCTGAAGTTAAATTGGTACATTGGgctcagtaaaaaaaatgtttattccCATTACACTGAACCAGTGTTGGCAGAAAATCCTCTATAATCCTGTATAACGCAGTGTCTAAACTTTGAGGCCATGTACCAGGTGTATTAAACCAAATATCCTTATAGTACCACCTCCCATTGCAGCTAGAGGTATTATTGGGATAAAAAGCTACTTTTCATACTAATTATCATAATGATAGTAACATAGTTTGAAATCTGagcttgtttttgctgaaaataGCTTTGATGCATGTCCTTTGAACAACTTCTATTTGAACATTTTGCATAACTAATAAAGTTACAAAGTAAAGTTAGTGCATTTTCTGAAGTGAATCTTCAATTTGATCATTGTTTTTGAGATAGGAATTCAGTGATTAGGCCTTTGTTTGGCCCTTGAATAGCACCAAAGGCACACTTGCAACACTTTTTGAATCAGTGCTGTACAGTATTGTGATATCCTGGTGTTATTTCCTGTAAACTGGTGGTGCAGGAGCTGCAGGATttgaaggaggagaaacagcagctgcagcagatttGTGAACAGCAGGAACAAGCTCTGCAGGAAATGGGACTTCACCTCAGCCAGTCAGTATCAAAGCCTTCATCATCCTTTCTTCTTTGGTCAATAACTGTCATAATATTCTAATGGTGGGGTCATCTTTTTCTAAAGGTCTAAACTTAAAATGGAGGACTTCAAGGAGGTTAATAAAGCactaaaggtaaaatagaaagACTGGTGTAGCTGTAATTATTGCTTTTGAATAGAAAAAGTTCATCTTCATCTTGTGCTTTGATTTTTCCCTACAGGGCCACGCATGGCTCAAAGATGACGAGGCAACCCAATGCAAGCAATGCCTAAAAGAGTTCTCCATTGCACGCAGAAAGGtatgctctttttttattctaataatTCCTGCTCTTCTATATGTAGTTTTCAGACACTTCCATTTGAAGGGTATATTTGTGTTGCAGCATCACTGCAGAAACTGTGGAGACATCTACTGCAACAACTGTTCTGGTAATGAGCTGGCCTTACCCTCCTACCCTCGTCCTGTGCGGGTGTGCGATATGTGCCACGCCCTCCTGCTGCAGCGAAGCTCTTCCACAGCTTCCTGACAAAAGACCTACAAGAGCTTTAAAAGACGGCACATCCACAGCCACCATGATCTTACTACCATGTTATAAGAAGTGTCATCAGATCTTATGGAAATGTGACCTGGGGTTCCATTTACACTGTTACATGAAATTCAGGAACACTAACCTGTCACAAGTAGGGGCCACGTTTAACACTGATGGGATGAGCTAATACACTTTATGCAGACTACATACAaagttaagtttagtttaattATGTGACCATTGTTTCACTAGGCTGGAGTAACATCAGTTTAATACGAGATACACAGATCATTATTGAGGGCATGAACTTAttactaatttaaacatatagATCATGGTCAAGATGCTACCGGAGGTCTCTTGTTGGTGTTCAGCTTTTGTGTTGGATCATTTGTGAGGTTGTTTTTTTGACTTAACACATGTACTTCACTTTTCTATTAATCAACTAGCCATGCATCGTCtctgtaacatttttttttgcagccacAGCTCCACTGCTGGATACGGGAGAACCTGTTTTGTAAATGACTGTAGAATGTTAACAAATCAAACTATTTTAGAATGTATTATATAACATGATTTTGTGGATTGTGTTAATTGCTACAGAGCCATTTTCTTAATTTGGGAATGGTGACCAAAAGTTTTATATCTAGATAtttgataaatgaataaaagcgCCTTTCTCAAAGCTTCTCAGTGTTTCAATTAGATATTCCAGACTAGTTTATTCACTTTGTGCACAGGAAATACAAATAGCATTTGAAGCAGTAGAAACCTTCATGTCAACAGATTTGAAATTCACTTGTTTCTGATATAACACTTATCCAGAGAAACCGGCTAACAGTCACactgtagaaaaaaacaaaacatgcttgAGTCATAAGATTTGAACCAGAAATAAAAGGGCATAACACTATTTGGAAGATGAAATAAGATCTAAAAAATAAGATGGACATTTTCTGAATTCTGTTGTTCATGCACTCAGACACTGAAACTAATGTTAGAGCCACCAGCAACGGATTAGTTAACTTTGAGGAACAGCCAGGTGCTCAGAAAActataacaaaaaaacacacttctctGTTATGAAAATTCAGAGCACGGTTTCTGTGGTGTGTCAAATCTGTGGGGGGTGGCAAAAGACAAACAGCGCTTCTCACCGATACCAGATGATCTCACTTCTCTCTGAAGATcatccacttaaaaaaaatacaaaccctACCCCTCAGTATTTTCAAAACAACCTGACCCTACCCTAAGTTTACGAGGTGAGACTACGTTTCCAGTCCTTCCAGCTAAAtgctgactttaaaaaaaacatcaaattaagtgaaaaaaaaaaaacaaatttacattcccCATCCCCCGCCCAGTCCATTCATAgagcctctgcttcctcctcctccaccgctGCCATAGTAACTGTTTCCCATCCCGCCCTGGTTACCTAACAAGAAAGAGAGAATACACAATATAGGACCAAGGagccaaacacagaaacaatctTTACAGGCTTTTTATAACACAGCTGACACTCACTGTAGTCACTGTAGCCGCCCATATTCCCCTGGCTGCTGTATCCACCAGAGTACCCCGAGCTCAGCTGACCACCACTATAGGATGATTGGTTCCCTGTGAAGAGAGAAATTCAAGTTGAGAAGGCCAATAATGCATCAGAATTAAGCATGTGTCATGAGTCTCCAGCACCATCACTCACCCATGCCACCCATCATTTGGCTGCCATAAGCTCCGTTACTGCCCCCTGCTGTTGAGTTCAAGAAGAGCTCCACGTAGCGGTGCTCTGAGGGGCAGAGAAAGAAAGCATGAACATTATTATGAATATATCTTTATGTTACAATGATGGAATTGTCTCTTATTTAAAACTCACGCATGTTGGCTTTGTCTTTCGACATAGCTGCCACGGCATCTTCGTGTGTTGCAAACTCTACATCTGCCTCTCCTGTTACTCTGCCATCAGGGCCGATCTCAATATGGACCCGCACTGGATTCAGTGGCGAGAAAAACTAGGAAAAGCAAAAGTGTAAGAAGCAACCATAACCTCAGAACAAGTTGGATTTCTAGTCATGACAGTGTGCAGACACCCCTGACTTACATTGTAGatgtctgtctctgtggctCTGTACGGCAGGCCCCTCATGTGGACACAATGGCCAGTTGTACTCTGGAAGGAAGAGCCACCATCGCCATACCTTCCATCGGATACACCTGTATAAACATGCAGGTATGTTATACATCATGATCAACATGACTTTGAATTATTCCATTCTGCAGAGTCAAAATTAATAGACATAGCAGCTAACAGCTTCACATGTCAATGTCATCCAACTCGAACCCACCTCCTCCATAGCCTCCACGGCGCATCCTGTCATAGGATCCCCCTCGGCCCATCATGTTGTAGCCGCGACCACCAGAAGGCCGGTCGTAGGGGCCCGGTCTCTGCATACCCATGGGCTTCCGCTGGGGTTCATAATGGGTCCGCACCTCAGCGCGGCTACTCTTGAAGATCTCAATGTACCTGAGAGCATAGAGGTACCACAGTGAGCTCATGGGTGATGGACTGAAAAAGGCTGCACTAGCTCAAACTGATTAAACTGGGCTTAGCAGATGCTGTCATGGTGTAGTCCATAGGTAGAAATATCTTTGGAGTACTTACTGCTAATTGTTCAAAGGGTAGAGACAActtgtgaaaaaagttgcaaaaattAAACTGACCAAATTGATAAGGGCCTTATTGACGTTTACACTTTTCTTATGGTTACCTGAGGTGAGTTTTATCTGATCAAGAGCATCCTGTGTCCTTTCCATGACAGCCATTGTCCTGGTTTTAGAGGGAAAGAGCGGGCTCCAGCCCTTTAGAAACCCACTCTAAGCATTACCTGTGACAGTGGGCTCCAGATCCATGTGTACAGTGGCCCTCTGATTTTACCACCAGGGAGACTCCTTACCATTTATCAACCTGGACTGATATTTAATGCTCAGACACCATTCGTTCTTTAAATTCATGTGTAATCTATTCGTTTTTTTATATCTCATATTTGGGAATGGTGCCCCAGCACTAATGTTCCCATTGGACATTGTGAATatgtggatttagttttcttacATGGTTTTTTCTACATGTGTGTGGTGAAATATACAAATGTGCTCAGAAAGCCAATAATTGATGTAGTGTCCATTTTGCATTTGGATCACATGTTGAGGGTGCACACCATAAGAAAAGCAACTTATccagccaaccaaccaaccatccccACCTGTGCCCTAttctttccttgtgtttctttagAGCCTTTTCAGCTATATCCTGTGAAGCAAACTGCACGAAGGCCTCCCCCGTACTCCTCCCCTGGATGTCCACCGGCAATGTTATCCCATTTGGCACGATTTCCAACCCTTCAACCCAAGGACAGATAACCCCAGCAGGGGACATATTAAATCACATGCCCAATCACAGAGAGAACTTTctctaaagagagagagatagaaaacTTATGGAAAACTCTATACATCATCACACATACCAGTTCAGTTGTTAACCAGTGACTGGCCATTCAAACGACTTACATTTACTGTTTGGGGTAAAATAGAAATGAGAGGATAGAGGAAGAATATGGAAAAGGGAGCTGTTTGGGACATCAGGCTAGTATCGGTGTGTTGATGAAGAGAGAACAAGATCCTGGGGGATGACATGGGTTATGCAACTGCCCATTAAATGCTAATACAAAAACCATATATACTGTAAATTAGAACAAATGAATTGAAAAGACAAGTGTgtgaagaaatgtgaaaaagaaacaatgacACTGGAGTCATACTGGTCCCATCAGTGATGAGTGTGAGCCTTTCCATCATTAGTAAATTACCAGTAGGCAAAGACGACTTGAAAATGTAACCACGCCATTTTGAGGGGAAAAGTGGAGGACATGGGCTAAAGATGAATATGATGTGCAATGATGGCAAAGGAGGTTTGCATAACTTGAATAAATTCCTGCCCTTTAATTTAACGGAGTTAGTATATTTTCCTCAATTTCAATTAACCCTAGCTTCCTTTTCTGGCATAATTTCCTCACttaacatttcaaatcataagTCATGTTAATATGTACTCAAACAGTAGGTAATGATCGCTTTCCATGGCACTTTGACCACTTTGTAAAATCAGATGCAAGATTTGTAGAGTCCATAAGAGAAAGGAAACAAGAAAGGGAGACGCAGAAAGTTAAAGAACTTTAACAGAGAGCTTGGCTTGTTCTTACCTGAGAAAAACTGTACTATCTCCTCTTTGCTGCAACCAAAAGGAAGCCCTCTGAGCCGAACCAGCCCGTCTCCTGCCGTCTCTGGACAATTTGGCCCGGTGTGCTTCATTACCCAGTCCATCTCGACATTGTTGGATTTAAAAACTATAATGATAGGAGATAAAACTGTTAACTGGCACAGTTTAAAGTTGAAGCAAATTAAAAGAGACATTTTGTATAAAAGCAGTAGTTCTCACCTTCTACATATCTGTGGCCCATGGTTTCTCTGTCCTTCTTCACTGCAATCTTCAGGTCTTCCTCTGTCTCCAACTCAACAAATGCCTCTCCACTGGGACGACCCTCTCTTGTGTAGGTGAAGTGGATGCCTCCTCCATTATTGATGACTTTGCAATCTACATTAGAAATGGTTTATAATTAAACTTCTGActgatgtaatgtaatgtaatgtaacatctttatttgtttaaaatgtttattatatTGAACTGAATGTGGATAAATACCTGAGAAAAATCTCTGTACTTCATCCACTGAACAGGACCAAGGTAGACCCCTGATGCGTACTACATAGCCCTCATCAGCCATGACTGTTCTTGGTCcctgaagaaggaaaaaaaaaaacatacaatgaaTCAGTCTTTATGTTTAAAAGATAGGCACATACTCAGTGTTAGTAATGAAATCAAATTACTACAGTAAACAGCGATGGACAGCATCCCGTAACATCCCTATTCCAATCCCCATTCAAACACTAGCGCAGggattcccaaagtgtgggtcaggaccccctgagGGGCGAGACACCAATGGGGGGTCGAGACGTGTCTTCcagattgttttttctttttaaagttatctaaaaatagtaaattttacccttTAAATTAAAGAAACTCAACAACTAGAgc is a genomic window of Notolabrus celidotus isolate fNotCel1 chromosome 8, fNotCel1.pri, whole genome shotgun sequence containing:
- the hnrnph1 gene encoding heterogeneous nuclear ribonucleoprotein H isoform X1, whose product is MQLWQLNTRFQLHHARKTFYTHSCALHLCLNQGPRTVMADEGYVVRIRGLPWSCSVDEVQRFFSDCKVINNGGGIHFTYTREGRPSGEAFVELETEEDLKIAVKKDRETMGHRYVEVFKSNNVEMDWVMKHTGPNCPETAGDGLVRLRGLPFGCSKEEIVQFFSGLEIVPNGITLPVDIQGRSTGEAFVQFASQDIAEKALKKHKERIGHRYIEIFKSSRAEVRTHYEPQRKPMGMQRPGPYDRPSGGRGYNMMGRGGSYDRMRRGGYGGGVSDGRYGDGGSSFQSTTGHCVHMRGLPYRATETDIYNFFSPLNPVRVHIEIGPDGRVTGEADVEFATHEDAVAAMSKDKANMQHRYVELFLNSTAGGSNGAYGSQMMGGMGNQSSYSGGQLSSGYSGGYSSQGNMGGYSDYSNQGGMGNSYYGSGGGGGSRGSMNGLGGGWGM
- the hnrnph1 gene encoding heterogeneous nuclear ribonucleoprotein H isoform X2, whose amino-acid sequence is MQLWQLNTRFQLHHARKTFYTHSCALHLCLNQGPRTVMADEGYVVRIRGLPWSCSVDEVQRFFSDCKVINNGGGIHFTYTREGRPSGEAFVELETEEDLKIAVKKDRETMGHRYVEVFKSNNVEMDWVMKHTGPNCPETAGDGLVRLRGLPFGCSKEEIVQFFSGLEIVPNGITLPVDIQGRSTGEAFVQFASQDIAEKALKKHKERIGHRYIEIFKSSRAEVRTHYEPQRKPMGMQRPGPYDRPSGGRGYNMMGRGGSYDRMRRGGYGGGVSDGRYGDGGSSFQSTTGHCVHMRGLPYRATETDIYNFFSPLNPVRVHIEIGPDGRVTGEADVEFATHEDAVAAMSKDKANMQHRYVELFLNSTAGGSNGAYGSQMMGGMGNQSSYSGGQLSSGYSGGYSSQGNMGGYSDYIR